A single Chlamydia suis DNA region contains:
- a CDS encoding HAD family hydrolase, whose product MHIDAYDVYFFDLDGLLIDTEPLFYQACLETWQNYRVPITLSFSQYYSLAMLGRERFQKAFIELFPQTRAFFPRYFGDRDRCYQSLLLREPVQLMPGVEMLLPLLKGKRFGVVTNSSKEATLRIREKLPILECMQFWITRENYACPKPASDSYLLAWQRFVRNGERVIGFEDSLKGLQALSGVQATMVAVNAAFSIEKIQTAFPARECYCFPSLESLVGSCVQNH is encoded by the coding sequence TATTTTTTCGATTTAGATGGGTTATTAATCGACACAGAACCTTTATTTTATCAAGCATGTTTAGAGACTTGGCAGAACTATCGAGTCCCCATTACGTTATCTTTTAGCCAATATTATTCTTTAGCTATGCTTGGAAGAGAGAGGTTTCAAAAAGCTTTTATAGAGCTTTTCCCTCAGACACGCGCTTTTTTCCCTCGCTATTTTGGGGATAGAGACCGTTGTTACCAAAGTCTTTTATTAAGAGAGCCAGTGCAGCTTATGCCTGGCGTGGAAATGTTACTGCCTTTATTAAAGGGGAAGCGTTTCGGTGTTGTGACGAACTCTTCTAAAGAGGCTACTTTACGCATTCGAGAAAAATTGCCCATTTTAGAATGTATGCAATTCTGGATAACCCGAGAGAACTATGCTTGTCCTAAGCCGGCTTCGGATAGTTATCTATTGGCTTGGCAGCGTTTTGTAAGGAATGGAGAACGGGTTATCGGATTTGAAGATAGTTTGAAAGGACTTCAAGCATTATCTGGGGTGCAAGCAACTATGGTGGCTGTGAATGCCGCTTTTTCTATAGAAAAAATTCAGACGGCATTCCCAGCAAGAGAATGCTATTGCTTCCCCTCGCTAGAATCATTAGTAGGTTCGTGTGTGCAAAACCATTGA